A single window of Nocardia sp. NBC_01327 DNA harbors:
- a CDS encoding LysR family transcriptional regulator, with protein sequence MELRQLRYFVAVAEELNFGRAAARLLIAGPSLSQQIKALERDLGVRLFDRDRRSVTLTPAGATLLPEVHALLTRADDLRVNARRLSGAEQVRLGYVSWLPPDLTARTTAVAQIHLDAWVAPSHTQAARVADGSLDLAVCWVQSKDLADLGLHARLIGADRLHAVASGTRTAAVPAADTLVLLDDDTTSWSSWNVYAEQLARDTGAHIARISDGGITGSAFFDHVRHSARPVVRSPKDMAAPIPADLVRREIVAPAVYWTWSLVRRANENRAAVLAVVDALCDNVGDLGLHGPNTWLPDGDPHR encoded by the coding sequence GTGGAACTACGCCAGCTGAGGTACTTCGTCGCGGTCGCCGAGGAGCTGAACTTCGGCCGGGCCGCCGCGCGGCTGCTGATCGCGGGTCCGTCGCTGTCGCAGCAGATCAAAGCCCTGGAGCGGGATCTGGGCGTGCGGCTGTTCGACCGCGACCGCCGGTCGGTGACACTCACGCCGGCCGGGGCGACCCTGCTGCCCGAGGTGCACGCCCTGCTGACTCGCGCCGACGATCTGCGGGTGAACGCACGGCGGTTGTCCGGAGCCGAGCAGGTGCGATTGGGATACGTCAGCTGGCTGCCCCCGGACCTGACCGCGCGCACCACCGCGGTAGCGCAGATCCATCTCGACGCCTGGGTCGCGCCGTCACACACCCAGGCGGCGCGGGTCGCGGACGGCAGCCTCGATCTCGCGGTCTGCTGGGTACAGTCGAAAGACCTGGCGGACTTGGGTTTACACGCGCGACTGATCGGAGCCGATCGGCTGCACGCCGTCGCATCCGGCACCCGGACCGCCGCCGTCCCGGCAGCCGACACCCTTGTACTGCTCGACGACGACACCACCTCCTGGTCGTCCTGGAACGTCTACGCCGAACAGCTTGCCCGCGACACCGGCGCGCACATCGCGCGAATCAGCGACGGCGGCATCACCGGATCCGCATTCTTCGATCACGTCCGCCACAGCGCACGACCCGTGGTGCGATCACCGAAGGATATGGCCGCACCCATTCCGGCGGATCTCGTCCGCCGAGAGATCGTCGCACCAGCGGTGTACTGGACATGGTCGCTGGTCCGGCGCGCGAACGAGAATCGGGCCGCCGTACTCGCGGTGGTCGACGCACTCTGCGACAACGTCGGCGACCTCGGACTGCACGGGCCGAATACCTGGCTTCCCGATGGCGACCCACACCGCTGA
- a CDS encoding YbfB/YjiJ family MFS transporter, which translates to MQEIPVLEGSRPAVRKAPWGLVIQAAAALAAGMGVGRFVYSPILPLMHAGAGLSAVDGAHLATANYAGYLAGALLGIALPRLARSPVGLRIAFVGLIASLAGMPCAESPPIWMALRFIAGVASALIFVITVNCLHSRLSGHPGHFAGWAFGGIGAGIALSGVLVLVLRVVADWRAAWFASAVLATILAAAAWRLHPDSSPSVEMNRVAPQPLTAHSRRLFAALFTSYTLEGVGYIIAGTFLVAAIEQSSPGGLGSSAWVLVGIAAVPSSALWTWLVRRCSRSVLLMAALLLQSLGIALPALSSSPAAALAAAVLFGGTFAGISVLALAAGAALRMPHAVAVLTSGYSAGQIAGPLLAAPLLHDGYRPALLLASAVVLIAAVAALPTSSGSYPSAA; encoded by the coding sequence GTGCAAGAGATTCCGGTGCTCGAAGGATCCCGGCCCGCTGTCCGGAAAGCCCCGTGGGGGTTGGTCATTCAGGCCGCCGCCGCATTGGCCGCGGGTATGGGGGTGGGCCGGTTCGTCTACAGTCCGATCCTCCCGCTCATGCATGCCGGGGCCGGATTGTCCGCAGTCGACGGTGCTCACCTGGCTACCGCCAACTACGCCGGATACCTCGCCGGCGCACTGCTGGGCATTGCCCTGCCGCGGTTGGCGCGCTCGCCGGTGGGGCTGCGCATCGCCTTCGTCGGCCTCATCGCGAGCCTCGCCGGGATGCCGTGCGCCGAGAGTCCGCCGATCTGGATGGCGCTGCGGTTCATCGCCGGTGTGGCAAGCGCTCTGATCTTTGTCATCACGGTCAACTGTCTGCACAGCCGCCTGAGTGGTCACCCCGGCCATTTCGCGGGCTGGGCCTTCGGCGGCATCGGTGCGGGCATCGCACTGTCCGGGGTGCTGGTTCTCGTGCTGCGCGTGGTCGCGGACTGGCGAGCCGCGTGGTTCGCCTCGGCTGTTCTCGCGACGATTCTCGCCGCGGCAGCCTGGCGTCTGCACCCGGACTCTTCCCCTTCTGTCGAGATGAACAGGGTTGCGCCCCAGCCGCTTACAGCACATTCGCGTCGCCTGTTCGCGGCATTGTTCACCTCCTACACCTTGGAGGGCGTCGGATACATCATCGCCGGTACCTTCCTGGTCGCCGCCATCGAGCAGAGTTCCCCGGGCGGTCTCGGCAGCAGCGCGTGGGTCCTCGTCGGCATTGCCGCCGTGCCCTCCTCGGCCCTGTGGACATGGCTGGTCCGCCGCTGCTCCCGCTCGGTTCTACTGATGGCCGCGCTCCTGCTGCAATCGCTGGGCATTGCCCTTCCCGCCCTATCCAGCAGTCCCGCAGCCGCATTGGCCGCCGCGGTACTGTTCGGCGGCACCTTCGCGGGCATCAGCGTGCTCGCCCTGGCCGCGGGCGCGGCCCTCCGGATGCCCCATGCGGTCGCGGTATTGACCAGCGGCTATTCAGCCGGTCAGATAGCCGGCCCGCTACTCGCCGCCCCGCTCCTGCACGACGGCTACCGCCCCGCCCTCCTCCTGGCGTCCGCGGTCGTCCTCATCGCGGCCGTCGCCGCCCTCCCCACTTCGTCGGGGAGCTACCCTTCCGCGGCGTAG
- a CDS encoding CDGSH iron-sulfur domain-containing protein — translation MPEEWARPEDTTSAAEPSRTRITFSPDGPALVEGPVELVRADGTTVCSDRFLVALCMCRRSKSFPLCDTSHRKRARRTAE, via the coding sequence ATGCCAGAGGAATGGGCGAGGCCCGAGGATACGACGTCTGCGGCGGAGCCGTCGCGTACGCGAATCACCTTCAGTCCCGATGGTCCGGCACTGGTCGAAGGGCCGGTCGAATTGGTCCGAGCCGATGGCACGACGGTGTGTTCGGATCGATTCCTGGTGGCGTTGTGTATGTGCCGGCGCAGCAAGAGTTTCCCGCTGTGCGACACCAGTCACCGCAAGCGGGCCAGGCGCACCGCGGAATAG
- a CDS encoding iron-containing redox enzyme family protein: protein MTNVLPYTSQSALNDVLQQPARGLPVPRGDLSAAVVNALRTSPATRTALPHPGNADPFGDDLQLALHLCYELHYQSFPSVDPAWEWDPDLLRFRAAMEQPFLDALRGTVIGGSDVQREFRALLSPPADDSGIAGYLLTGGDYEQLREFFVHRSIYHHKEGDPHAWVIPRLQGQEKASLVAVEFDEFGGGHGDRIHARLYVNLMAAAGLRTEYLYYLDAVPAPMLAIVNMMSLFGLHREYRGALVGHLAAAEITSSPGARRMIAALEKLGAAPECVSFYAEHVEADAVHEQVMRHDVVANLLAREPELAESVVLGIQATTLLEDRFSEHTLDSWRAGRSSLRQPVTS from the coding sequence ATGACCAATGTCCTGCCATACACGTCGCAGTCAGCGCTGAACGACGTCCTTCAGCAGCCCGCCCGGGGCTTACCCGTACCGCGTGGCGATTTGTCCGCGGCGGTCGTGAACGCGCTGCGCACTTCACCGGCGACCCGCACCGCACTGCCGCACCCCGGCAATGCCGATCCCTTTGGCGACGATCTGCAACTGGCGCTGCATCTCTGCTATGAGTTGCACTATCAGAGTTTTCCCAGCGTGGACCCCGCCTGGGAGTGGGATCCCGACCTGTTGCGCTTTCGCGCCGCGATGGAACAGCCGTTCCTCGATGCGTTGCGCGGCACTGTGATCGGCGGCTCGGATGTGCAGCGGGAATTCCGGGCGCTGCTGTCGCCACCTGCCGATGATTCGGGCATCGCGGGCTATCTACTCACCGGAGGGGACTATGAGCAGCTCCGCGAATTCTTCGTGCACCGTTCTATCTACCATCACAAGGAAGGCGACCCGCATGCGTGGGTGATCCCCCGTTTGCAGGGTCAGGAGAAGGCCTCCCTGGTCGCGGTCGAGTTCGACGAATTCGGCGGTGGGCACGGTGATCGCATACACGCTCGGCTCTATGTGAACCTCATGGCCGCAGCCGGTCTGCGCACCGAGTATCTGTACTACCTCGATGCTGTCCCCGCTCCGATGCTGGCAATCGTGAACATGATGTCGCTGTTCGGGCTGCATCGGGAATATCGCGGCGCACTGGTCGGGCACCTGGCCGCCGCCGAGATCACCTCCTCGCCGGGGGCGCGCCGAATGATCGCCGCTCTCGAAAAGCTCGGCGCCGCACCGGAATGCGTGAGTTTCTATGCGGAGCACGTCGAGGCGGACGCGGTGCATGAACAGGTAATGCGCCATGACGTGGTCGCGAACCTGCTCGCTCGTGAACCGGAGCTCGCCGAATCGGTCGTGCTCGGGATCCAGGCCACCACTCTGCTCGAGGATCGCTTCAGCGAGCACACGCTCGACAGCTGGCGTGCGGGGCGCAGCTCACTACGTCAGCCCGTCACGAGCTGA